One Pseudoalteromonas rubra genomic window, AGTAACCAAACGGAGAGGCAACCGAGTTGGCAGAAGCTTTTACCTGACCTGCAGACTGGCCGGTGAAGTCCCAACCGTATAACCAGCCTGTGACTGTTTCACCAGCCTGGCAACGGTGTAGATCTGAGCCACATCGTGCTTCACGGAGCGCCGCAGACTTTGACACCCCATTCATGGTTGCGTTGTTTGGATTGCCGTAGCCGACTTGCCAGGCATATACATATAAGTAGCTGCCACCGTGATTGGTGCCAGTAGAAAAATCTCCGGCAAGAATCCTCTGATCGCCACCAAGCTGTGAGCGGACCAGGCCAAATTCAAAGTAGGAGATACCTGTGGCGGGTGCCATAGGTTGAACATCAAAGCGCGGATATTGCTGAGGTGCTGTTTTATACTCAGGTGCCTGTTTAACAATATCGGCAACCTGGTGTGCGACGCCGTAGTAATTCTCTGCATTTTTCATAATGCCATTTTCAATATCACCCGCCAGTGCTGATCCTGACATGAAGGCAACTAATCCTAA contains:
- a CDS encoding DUF4879 domain-containing protein, with translation MNNLRNAVLGLVAFMSGSALAGDIENGIMKNAENYYGVAHQVADIVKQAPEYKTAPQQYPRFDVQPMAPATGISYFEFGLVRSQLGGDQRILAGDFSTGTNHGGSYLYVYAWQVGYGNPNNATMNGVSKSAALREARCGSDLHRCQAGETVTGWLYGWDFTGQSAGQVKASANSVASPFGYWSDSLYIN